One genomic region from Halomicrobium zhouii encodes:
- a CDS encoding beta propeller repeat protein produces the protein MTGSESSATRRRFLAASAAAAAVGLAGCGSDDQTRYGWNDVETPTRKGLTDAAMTTDGPYAVGESGLVLTRRGDEWQTVVQNGPDGSNNGLSGVDVTDDGRKLWICGSSGALGRYDVVAGELTDFTAPRQKTSSWTDVAVDGSGGSEQVYVVNSSGELLPGRWGGQRMNWAEVTKPTGGESAAAVDTAAGVVYVTDTGGGVYRHDENSGDGWTAAGVRGVDASLRDVAAVDGDLVDVAADDGSIYVYNGYNWLQLRAGEHPLHAVDRDRHRGLAVGNDGSAHAIQENNWQTESTPTTKTLQGCALGNESHSDVAVGNDGTILERFG, from the coding sequence ATGACGGGGAGCGAATCCTCGGCGACTCGACGCCGGTTTCTCGCCGCGAGCGCCGCCGCCGCGGCCGTCGGCCTCGCGGGCTGTGGCTCCGACGACCAGACCAGGTACGGCTGGAACGACGTCGAGACGCCCACGCGGAAGGGACTGACGGACGCCGCGATGACGACCGACGGCCCCTACGCCGTCGGGGAGAGCGGCCTCGTCCTCACCCGGCGCGGCGACGAGTGGCAGACGGTCGTCCAGAACGGGCCCGACGGCTCGAACAACGGGCTCTCGGGCGTCGACGTCACCGACGACGGCCGGAAGCTCTGGATCTGTGGATCCAGCGGCGCGCTCGGCCGGTACGACGTCGTCGCGGGCGAGCTGACCGACTTCACCGCACCGAGACAGAAGACGAGTAGCTGGACCGACGTGGCCGTCGACGGCAGCGGCGGTTCGGAACAGGTGTACGTCGTCAACAGCTCGGGGGAACTGCTCCCCGGTCGCTGGGGCGGCCAGCGGATGAACTGGGCCGAGGTCACCAAGCCCACCGGCGGCGAGAGCGCCGCGGCCGTCGATACGGCTGCCGGCGTCGTCTACGTCACCGACACCGGTGGTGGCGTCTACCGACACGACGAGAACTCCGGGGACGGCTGGACGGCCGCGGGCGTCCGTGGCGTCGACGCCTCGCTCCGGGACGTGGCGGCAGTCGACGGCGACCTCGTCGACGTCGCTGCCGACGACGGCTCCATCTACGTCTACAACGGCTACAACTGGCTCCAGTTGCGCGCGGGCGAGCACCCGCTCCACGCCGTCGACCGGGACCGCCACCGCGGCCTGGCCGTCGGGAACGACGGGAGCGCCCACGCCATCCAGGAGAACAACTGGCAGACCGAGTCCACGCCGACGACGAAGACGCTCCAGGGCTGCGCCCTCGGGAACGAGTCTCACTCCGACGTCGCGGTGGGCAACGACGGGACGATACTCGAGCGGTTCGGCTGA
- a CDS encoding heavy-metal-associated domain-containing protein, with the protein MSEFILEVDGMTCINCEQLVEDEVADLCSVDGVSANATKGCVRVEGSPSAVRSVQEAIDDLGFDVEQ; encoded by the coding sequence ATGTCGGAGTTCATACTCGAAGTGGACGGCATGACGTGCATCAACTGCGAACAGCTCGTCGAAGACGAAGTCGCGGACCTGTGTTCCGTCGACGGCGTGTCGGCGAACGCGACGAAAGGTTGCGTCCGGGTCGAAGGCTCGCCCAGCGCCGTGCGTTCGGTGCAGGAGGCCATCGACGACCTCGGATTCGACGTCGAACAGTAG
- a CDS encoding permease: MYIDTLARAVELVAEMTWDTWWALVLGLTISGAVEVFVGEEQLTGLLGGDGWREASLGAAFGVASSSCSYSAVGTTKTLFKKGASGAASLGAFMFASTDLVVELGLVLWVLLGWQFVVGEYLGGVVAVAVMVLLFRHVIPESWVEAAREHVRTHDESVCATCDMTVEPGADPDEIVVEDVDGRTEYFCCSGCLQVYRSTGDGGALFSRAGWTSAASATMKDWEMIGRDLVLGFVIAGVVGAAVPETWWTALFGTQGTFEGVVINATIAVLIGVLTFMCSVGNVPFALVLWRNGLPFGGVLAFIYADLIIPPLVNLYRRYYGTRMAATLFVSLFFAAVVAGVVVHYLVTWAGIVPSQGVVGGTISNEYTTVLNLVFTPVFAGQVLATYGLDAVEEKLRDWAGEVYYALLLAWVGLSMGFLAVAGALYWLRDRLSSLHASLTTADAGDDDLDRDAEQSTPRRRAEYYAWLVVLGFSQVVRTAWRAAVGLGDAVQRLGAGAWSLGRTVATAIRRTWIHVRSWR, encoded by the coding sequence ATGTATATCGACACCCTGGCACGCGCAGTCGAACTCGTCGCGGAGATGACCTGGGACACCTGGTGGGCGCTGGTGCTCGGCCTGACCATCTCCGGCGCCGTCGAGGTGTTCGTCGGCGAGGAACAGTTGACCGGCCTGCTGGGCGGCGACGGCTGGCGCGAGGCGTCGCTCGGTGCGGCCTTCGGCGTCGCCTCCTCCAGCTGCTCGTACTCGGCGGTCGGGACGACGAAGACCCTGTTCAAGAAGGGCGCCTCGGGGGCGGCCTCCCTCGGCGCGTTCATGTTCGCGAGCACCGACCTCGTCGTCGAACTCGGCCTCGTGCTGTGGGTGCTGCTCGGCTGGCAGTTCGTCGTCGGGGAGTACCTCGGTGGCGTCGTCGCCGTGGCCGTCATGGTGCTCCTCTTTCGCCACGTCATTCCCGAGTCGTGGGTCGAGGCCGCCCGCGAGCACGTCCGCACGCACGACGAGTCGGTCTGTGCCACCTGCGACATGACAGTCGAGCCCGGCGCCGACCCGGACGAGATCGTCGTCGAGGACGTCGACGGCCGCACCGAGTACTTCTGTTGCTCGGGCTGTCTGCAGGTGTACCGCTCGACGGGGGACGGCGGCGCCCTCTTCTCCCGGGCCGGCTGGACGAGCGCGGCCAGCGCGACGATGAAGGACTGGGAGATGATCGGCCGGGACCTCGTCCTCGGATTCGTGATCGCCGGCGTCGTCGGCGCGGCCGTCCCCGAGACCTGGTGGACGGCGCTGTTCGGCACCCAGGGGACGTTCGAGGGCGTCGTCATCAACGCCACCATCGCCGTCCTCATCGGCGTCCTGACGTTCATGTGCTCGGTCGGCAACGTCCCCTTCGCGCTGGTGCTGTGGCGCAACGGGCTCCCCTTCGGCGGCGTGCTGGCGTTCATCTACGCCGACCTCATCATCCCGCCGCTCGTCAATCTCTACCGGCGGTACTACGGGACCCGGATGGCCGCGACGCTGTTCGTCTCGCTGTTCTTCGCGGCCGTCGTCGCCGGCGTCGTCGTCCACTACCTCGTCACCTGGGCCGGCATCGTCCCCTCCCAGGGCGTCGTCGGCGGCACCATCTCGAACGAGTACACGACCGTCCTCAACCTCGTGTTCACACCGGTGTTCGCGGGGCAGGTCCTGGCGACGTACGGCCTCGACGCCGTCGAGGAGAAACTGCGTGACTGGGCCGGCGAGGTGTACTACGCCCTGCTGCTCGCGTGGGTCGGGCTCTCGATGGGTTTCCTCGCCGTCGCCGGTGCCCTCTACTGGCTCCGGGACCGGCTCTCCTCGCTGCACGCGTCGCTCACGACCGCCGACGCGGGCGACGACGACCTCGACCGGGACGCCGAACAGTCGACACCTCGCCGGCGGGCGGAGTACTACGCCTGGCTAGTCGTCCTCGGGTTCTCGCAGGTCGTCCGGACCGCCTGGCGAGCGGCGGTCGGACTCGGGGACGCCGTCCAGCGCCTCGGCGCGGGCGCGTGGTCGCTGGGTCGCACCGTGGCGACGGCCATCCGCCGGACCTGGATCCACGTGCGGTCGTGGCGATGA
- a CDS encoding cytochrome c oxidase subunit I, whose product MSDPSRPTKPTGLRRWLTTVDHRDVGRLYIALAAVAGAWGGLDAMAVRTELVTPGTGVWGAQTYDAFFTTHGLTMLFFFATPLAFGLANVVVPLLIGADEMSFPRVNALAFWLLPPALLLVRAGTIGQLLGISWLAPPATGWTMYPPMSAEQAGVGLDFALIGLHLSGVSTVAGAINLVVTIVAERGDATPWHRLDIFTWSMLTTAGLVLFAFPVLGSAVVMLLLDRNAGTTYFAVEGGGPLLWQHLFWFFGHPEVYILVLPAMGVVSLLLPRFAGRKLFGFRYVVYSTLAIGVLSFGVWGHHMFATGIDPRLRASFVAVSLAIAVPSAVKTFNWIATLWNGRVRLTVPMLFCLGAVGTFVLGGVTGVFLAAAPVDQLLHGTYYVVGHFHLVLVGMIVSALFAATYYWFPLVTGRLYDVRLGRVHFWLTLGGTLTAFVPMLLMGQLGLPRRMATYPEAFVPLQTAATVGAYVLGIGQVVWLWNVGSALWQGDRVEAADVGPGHRGVGATPEWTALDSPDAEPDDRRGDAASWDRRRER is encoded by the coding sequence ATGTCAGACCCATCACGACCCACGAAACCCACCGGCCTTCGCAGGTGGCTCACGACCGTCGACCACCGCGACGTCGGGCGGCTTTACATAGCGCTCGCGGCGGTCGCGGGCGCGTGGGGCGGCCTCGACGCCATGGCGGTCCGGACGGAACTCGTCACGCCGGGGACTGGCGTCTGGGGGGCACAGACCTACGACGCCTTCTTCACGACCCACGGGCTGACGATGCTGTTCTTCTTCGCGACGCCGCTGGCGTTCGGGCTGGCGAACGTCGTCGTGCCGCTGCTCATCGGCGCCGACGAGATGTCCTTTCCGCGGGTCAACGCCCTGGCCTTCTGGCTGTTGCCGCCGGCCTTGCTCCTCGTACGTGCGGGCACTATCGGCCAGTTGCTCGGCATCTCGTGGCTCGCGCCGCCGGCGACGGGGTGGACGATGTACCCGCCGATGAGCGCGGAACAGGCGGGCGTCGGCCTCGACTTCGCGCTGATCGGGCTCCACCTGAGCGGCGTGTCGACGGTGGCCGGTGCGATCAATCTGGTGGTGACCATCGTCGCCGAGCGGGGCGACGCGACGCCGTGGCACCGGCTGGACATCTTCACGTGGTCGATGCTCACGACGGCTGGGCTCGTCCTGTTCGCCTTCCCAGTCCTCGGGAGCGCCGTCGTGATGCTCCTGCTCGACCGGAACGCGGGGACGACCTACTTCGCCGTCGAGGGCGGCGGTCCGCTGCTGTGGCAACACCTCTTCTGGTTCTTCGGCCACCCGGAGGTGTACATCCTCGTCCTGCCCGCGATGGGCGTCGTGAGCCTGCTGTTGCCGCGCTTCGCGGGTCGGAAGCTGTTCGGCTTCCGCTACGTGGTCTACTCGACGCTGGCCATCGGCGTCCTGAGCTTCGGCGTCTGGGGGCACCACATGTTCGCGACGGGCATCGACCCCAGGCTTCGGGCCTCCTTCGTGGCCGTCTCGCTGGCCATCGCCGTCCCGAGCGCGGTCAAGACGTTCAACTGGATCGCGACGCTGTGGAACGGCCGGGTCCGGCTCACCGTCCCGATGCTGTTCTGCCTCGGCGCGGTCGGGACGTTCGTCCTCGGCGGCGTGACGGGGGTGTTCCTCGCCGCCGCGCCCGTCGACCAGTTGCTCCACGGCACCTACTACGTCGTCGGGCACTTCCACCTCGTCCTGGTCGGGATGATCGTCTCGGCCCTCTTCGCGGCGACGTACTACTGGTTCCCGCTGGTGACGGGGCGGCTGTACGACGTCCGGCTGGGCCGCGTCCACTTCTGGCTCACGCTGGGCGGGACGCTGACCGCGTTCGTCCCGATGCTACTGATGGGCCAGCTGGGACTTCCGCGCCGGATGGCGACGTACCCCGAGGCGTTCGTCCCGCTCCAGACGGCCGCGACGGTCGGCGCGTACGTCCTCGGGATCGGACAGGTGGTCTGGCTATGGAACGTAGGCAGTGCGTTGTGGCAGGGTGACCGGGTCGAGGCCGCCGACGTCGGTCCCGGTCACCGCGGCGTCGGTGCGACTCCCGAGTGGACGGCGCTGGATTCCCCCGACGCGGAACCGGACGACCGTCGCGGGGACGCGGCGTCGTGGGACCGACGGCGCGAACGCTGA
- a CDS encoding helix-turn-helix transcriptional regulator: MNDETGEKARIGIQPTKCPDDLRAILDVTGFQRDLLLTVACAGNSYPCGQAVHTALETVWGKEVNESRVYQNLSELKGNDLITSYPIDGRTKGYRVTDRGRSLVCAYCSWAMACLSEATDGESDADPCSEFETEP; this comes from the coding sequence ATGAACGACGAAACGGGCGAGAAAGCACGTATCGGCATACAGCCAACCAAGTGTCCCGACGACCTGCGAGCGATCCTCGACGTGACTGGCTTCCAGCGGGACCTCCTCCTCACCGTGGCCTGCGCCGGGAACTCGTACCCGTGTGGTCAGGCGGTCCACACGGCTCTGGAGACCGTCTGGGGGAAGGAAGTCAACGAGAGCCGGGTCTACCAGAACCTCAGCGAACTGAAGGGCAACGACCTGATAACGAGCTATCCCATCGACGGGCGGACCAAGGGATACCGAGTGACGGACAGGGGGCGTTCGCTCGTCTGTGCGTACTGTTCGTGGGCGATGGCCTGCCTCTCGGAGGCCACTGACGGGGAATCGGATGCCGACCCCTGTTCGGAGTTCGAGACGGAGCCCTAG